The following are from one region of the Stigmatella ashevillena genome:
- a CDS encoding NUDIX hydrolase, translated as MAETQFKNPTPTVDCIIELTGERIVLIRRANPPVGWALPGGFVDEGEPLHTAAVREAQEETGLSVELIEQFFTYSDPKRDPRKHTLSTVYIGRAQGEPQGADDAAEARAFPLDALPPELCFDHGTILADYLAYKRTGQRRKL; from the coding sequence ATGGCCGAGACCCAGTTCAAGAACCCGACCCCCACCGTGGACTGCATCATCGAGCTGACAGGAGAGCGCATCGTCCTCATCCGCCGCGCCAACCCGCCCGTGGGCTGGGCGTTGCCTGGCGGCTTCGTGGACGAGGGCGAGCCCCTGCACACGGCCGCCGTGCGCGAGGCCCAGGAGGAAACGGGCCTCTCGGTGGAGCTCATCGAGCAGTTCTTCACCTACTCGGATCCGAAGCGGGATCCCCGCAAGCACACCCTCTCCACCGTCTACATCGGCCGGGCCCAGGGCGAGCCCCAAGGCGCGGATGACGCCGCCGAGGCCCGGGCCTTCCCCCTCGACGCCTTGCCGCCGGAACTCTGCTTTGATCACGGCACCATCCTCGCGGACTACCTGGCCTACAAGCGGACCGGCCAGCGCCGGAAGCTCTGA
- a CDS encoding glycosyltransferase, translating into MTKDKRTQGSPEGGTSPAEERDSSVAERERIVRERRSFLEMLRQSEQENQTLRQQASALEREREHLSDLLKRAEGGAHRPGQRPLPRARALAGQFREKLVSRSKTLARPLMGPLMRATQKVRGPLEGALDSPTPDQQVGSNLHVEGWCTSATTEVESVEVWLDGHRLGRARLGLLRPDVLAARPWAAKTAQCGFAATFFINPNQLPNGRYTLRIRIQDDSGHSKELARPIVLAVGSVQPATFHPDYYRAWIARNEPDARELAAQREDQAALAYRPRISILTPVYNTPPEVLRETLRSVQEQTYPDWELCLVDGHSSLPHVREILQDFASRDGRISVRRLELNLGVAGNTNEALAMASGEFIALLDHDDTLAPFALYEVVKHLNAVPATDMLYSDEDRVSMDGTRHTFFFKPDWSPDLLQSFMYTGHLTVYRRKLVEELGGFRPAYDLSQDYDLALRVTERTQAIAHIPKVLYHWRTLEGSAAAGGKPHARITNIGALADAMRRRGYDAEVVMDPMANRVKFKAPPGASVSIIVPSDNPRHIHACVSAVLKTTQYPHYEVLVVTHSRFIPEVQARYAHEPKVRTVTYDEPFNFSLKCNRGVEQAKGGFVLFLNDDARPLDPEWLECMLGYFQQEGVGAVSPKLVYGNDTLQHAGMISGVRNLVGTAFHTLPRDTPMYFNMAQSTRTVSLLSAACLLMRKKVFEDVGGFDAVNTPIMHSDVDLCFKIREAGLRLVYTPFTTLEHVGHVSLGEEERKGNALHSLKSDIYLLKRWSALCAEDPYFPDNMREFLYFDSPAPYKMQPGARCERQATRYDILMASNDLSQSGAPLLLQVLASYLQQDDFVTVISPVGGKLLQRYADQKIPVIVDPLIMSAPDSLEKFISDFDVVVANTIFHWPLVLTARRLGKPVLWYVHEAEAGLKQAASNPNVARALAEADQVLFPGQMIVEMYRHFANGNHRAVLHGLPERKAERKALPQATDRIRVVHIGSIEPRKGQDVLIKAIKALGQEQRHFEFYFLGRILERPYYLEQLDASVDLDNVHWLGEIPAHEVIDYLASADVLACTSRDECLPLVVVDAFAQQRAVLATSVGMLPEVIESGRNGLLVKNEDAEGVAQALLRLKDKAVREQIAQAGRATYEKRLSYERYGREVSELIDTLLSGSSG; encoded by the coding sequence ATGACCAAGGACAAGCGTACCCAGGGCTCGCCTGAGGGCGGGACTTCTCCTGCCGAGGAGCGCGATTCGTCCGTAGCAGAGCGGGAACGCATCGTGCGCGAGCGGCGGTCGTTCCTCGAGATGCTCCGGCAGAGTGAGCAGGAAAATCAGACACTGCGCCAGCAGGCCTCCGCGCTGGAGCGCGAGCGCGAGCATTTGTCGGATTTGTTGAAGCGGGCGGAGGGGGGGGCGCATCGTCCCGGCCAACGTCCTTTGCCGCGTGCCCGGGCGCTGGCAGGCCAGTTTCGCGAGAAACTCGTGAGCCGCTCCAAGACCTTGGCACGGCCCCTGATGGGCCCGCTCATGCGTGCCACACAAAAGGTCAGGGGGCCCCTGGAGGGGGCCTTGGATTCGCCAACCCCTGATCAGCAGGTGGGCAGCAACCTCCATGTCGAGGGCTGGTGTACCTCCGCGACCACCGAGGTGGAGTCCGTGGAGGTATGGTTGGACGGCCACCGTCTGGGCCGGGCGCGGTTGGGTCTCCTGCGGCCGGACGTGCTCGCCGCCCGGCCGTGGGCCGCGAAGACGGCGCAGTGTGGCTTTGCCGCCACGTTCTTCATCAATCCGAATCAGCTCCCCAATGGGAGATATACCCTTCGGATACGCATCCAGGATGACAGCGGACACAGCAAGGAACTGGCGCGCCCCATTGTGCTGGCGGTGGGCTCCGTGCAGCCTGCCACGTTTCACCCGGACTACTACCGCGCGTGGATTGCCCGCAACGAGCCAGACGCCCGGGAGCTTGCTGCCCAGCGGGAGGACCAGGCCGCTTTGGCGTACCGTCCTCGCATCAGCATTCTCACGCCTGTGTACAACACGCCTCCGGAGGTGCTCCGGGAGACGCTCCGTTCCGTGCAGGAGCAGACCTATCCAGACTGGGAACTGTGCCTCGTGGATGGCCATTCATCCTTGCCTCACGTGAGGGAGATCCTCCAGGATTTCGCTTCGCGGGACGGGCGCATCTCTGTCCGGCGGTTGGAGTTGAACCTCGGCGTCGCGGGTAACACCAACGAGGCATTGGCCATGGCCAGCGGCGAGTTCATCGCGTTGCTGGACCACGACGATACACTGGCCCCGTTTGCCCTGTACGAGGTCGTCAAACACCTCAACGCGGTGCCTGCCACGGACATGCTCTACAGCGATGAAGATCGCGTGAGCATGGACGGCACCCGCCACACGTTTTTCTTCAAGCCGGACTGGAGTCCGGATTTGTTGCAGAGCTTCATGTACACCGGCCACCTGACGGTCTACCGCCGCAAGTTGGTGGAAGAACTGGGCGGTTTCCGGCCCGCGTACGATTTGTCTCAGGACTATGATCTGGCGCTCCGGGTGACCGAGCGCACCCAGGCCATCGCGCACATCCCCAAGGTGCTGTACCACTGGCGGACATTGGAGGGCTCGGCCGCTGCGGGGGGAAAGCCCCACGCGCGCATCACCAACATCGGGGCTCTGGCGGATGCCATGCGCCGCCGCGGCTACGATGCCGAGGTGGTCATGGACCCCATGGCCAACCGCGTGAAATTCAAGGCACCGCCTGGCGCATCGGTGTCCATCATCGTTCCGAGTGACAACCCGCGGCACATTCATGCCTGCGTCAGCGCGGTGCTGAAGACGACGCAATACCCTCACTACGAGGTGCTCGTTGTCACCCACAGCAGGTTCATCCCGGAGGTGCAGGCCCGGTATGCCCATGAGCCCAAGGTGCGAACGGTCACCTACGATGAGCCCTTCAACTTCTCGCTGAAATGCAACCGGGGGGTGGAGCAGGCCAAGGGTGGCTTCGTGTTGTTTCTCAATGACGATGCCCGCCCGTTGGACCCTGAATGGCTGGAGTGCATGCTGGGCTACTTCCAGCAGGAGGGGGTCGGGGCCGTGTCGCCCAAGCTGGTGTATGGCAATGACACCCTTCAGCATGCGGGGATGATCAGTGGCGTGCGCAATCTGGTAGGCACTGCCTTCCATACGCTGCCCCGCGACACGCCGATGTATTTCAACATGGCGCAGAGCACCCGGACGGTTTCACTCCTCTCCGCCGCGTGTCTGCTCATGCGCAAGAAGGTGTTCGAGGACGTGGGTGGGTTTGACGCCGTGAACACGCCCATCATGCACTCCGACGTGGATCTCTGTTTCAAGATCCGTGAAGCGGGCCTTCGTCTGGTCTACACGCCGTTTACCACCCTGGAGCACGTGGGGCACGTGTCCTTGGGGGAGGAGGAGCGCAAGGGAAATGCCCTCCACTCGCTGAAGTCAGACATCTACCTGCTCAAGCGCTGGAGTGCGCTTTGCGCAGAGGATCCCTACTTTCCGGACAACATGCGCGAGTTCTTGTACTTCGACTCGCCTGCTCCTTACAAAATGCAGCCCGGAGCACGGTGCGAGCGGCAAGCCACGCGGTACGACATTCTGATGGCCTCGAATGATCTGTCGCAGTCCGGTGCGCCCCTTCTCCTCCAGGTGCTGGCGAGTTACCTGCAACAGGACGATTTCGTCACCGTGATTTCCCCCGTGGGGGGCAAGCTGCTCCAGCGCTATGCGGATCAGAAGATCCCCGTCATCGTGGATCCGTTGATCATGAGCGCTCCAGATTCGCTGGAGAAGTTCATCTCGGATTTCGATGTGGTGGTGGCCAATACCATCTTTCACTGGCCCCTGGTGCTCACTGCCAGGCGTCTGGGAAAGCCTGTCCTGTGGTACGTCCATGAGGCGGAGGCGGGGCTGAAGCAGGCCGCGTCCAATCCCAACGTGGCCCGTGCGCTGGCCGAGGCCGATCAGGTGCTCTTCCCCGGCCAGATGATCGTGGAGATGTACCGGCACTTCGCCAATGGGAACCACCGCGCGGTCCTGCATGGTTTGCCGGAGCGCAAAGCTGAGCGGAAGGCGCTGCCGCAGGCCACGGATCGCATTCGCGTGGTTCACATTGGCAGCATCGAGCCGCGCAAGGGCCAGGATGTCCTCATCAAGGCCATCAAGGCCCTGGGCCAGGAACAGCGCCACTTCGAGTTCTACTTCCTGGGGCGCATCCTGGAGCGTCCGTATTACCTCGAGCAGCTCGATGCCTCCGTGGACCTGGACAACGTGCATTGGCTGGGAGAAATCCCTGCCCATGAGGTGATCGACTACCTGGCGTCGGCCGATGTGCTCGCGTGCACGTCCCGTGACGAGTGTCTGCCCTTGGTGGTGGTGGATGCATTCGCGCAGCAGCGCGCGGTCCTCGCGACGTCGGTGGGAATGCTTCCGGAGGTCATCGAGAGCGGGCGCAACGGCTTGCTGGTGAAGAACGAGGACGCGGAAGGGGTGGCCCAGGCCTTGTTGAGGTTGAAGGACAAGGCCGTGCGCGAGCAGATCGCCCAGGCGGGCCGTGCCACCTATGAGAAGCGCCTGAGCTATGAGCGCTATGGCCGCGAGGTCAGCGAGTTGATTGACACCTTGCTCAGCGGTTCAAGTGGGTGA
- the acs gene encoding acetate--CoA ligase, whose translation MAEPQRPQQEIQSVLSENRIFAPPEEFSRRAHLRSMEDYRRLRDEAAKDPQAYWGARAREELYWKEPFKTVLDWKPPHARWFIEGRTNLAYNCLDRHLPKLKDKPAILFEGEPGDRRSITYGELALQVNRLANGLKSLGVRKGDRVGIYLPMVPEAAVAMLACARIGAVHSVVFGGFSAEALQDRMNDAGAKVLLTADGGWRKGAVVPLKKNVDAALPNMRTIEKVVVAKRAGDAGTLGPKDISWEELVKGQSDTCEPEWVESEHPLFVLYTSGSTGKPKGVLHSTGGYSVYASLTTRWVFDLKEDDIYWCTADVGWVTGHSYVVYGPMLNGVTTVLYEGAPTQPGPERFWEIIARYKISILYTAPTAIRAFMRLGDDIPRKHDLTSLRLLGSVGEPINPEAWMWYRDVIGGGRCPVVDTWWQTETGGIMISPLPGATPTKPGSATFPLPGIHAEILDREGTPVPQGQGGLLFVTQPWPAMLRTVYGDPDRYVKTYFSDLPGKYFTGDGARTDADGYIWLMGRVDDVVNVAGHRLGTAEVESALVAHPRVAEAAVVGRPDDLKGTALVAFITLKKGTAPSPELKKELASHVAKEIGAIARPDELRFAEALPKTRSGKIMRRLLRDVASGKQTTGDTTTLEDLNVLATLRQDDE comes from the coding sequence ATGGCCGAACCGCAGCGTCCGCAGCAGGAAATCCAGTCGGTTCTCTCTGAAAACCGGATCTTCGCCCCTCCCGAGGAGTTCTCGCGGCGGGCCCACCTGCGAAGCATGGAGGACTACCGCCGTCTCCGGGATGAAGCGGCGAAGGATCCTCAGGCCTACTGGGGCGCCCGGGCCCGCGAGGAGTTGTACTGGAAGGAGCCATTCAAAACCGTACTGGATTGGAAGCCTCCCCACGCACGCTGGTTCATCGAGGGCCGCACCAACCTGGCCTACAACTGTTTGGACCGGCACCTGCCCAAGCTGAAGGACAAGCCGGCCATCCTCTTCGAGGGGGAGCCCGGCGACCGGCGCAGCATCACCTACGGCGAGCTGGCCTTGCAGGTGAACCGGCTGGCCAACGGGCTGAAGTCCCTGGGGGTGCGCAAGGGGGACCGGGTGGGCATCTACCTGCCCATGGTGCCCGAGGCGGCGGTGGCGATGCTGGCCTGCGCGCGCATTGGCGCCGTGCACTCGGTGGTATTTGGCGGTTTCTCCGCGGAGGCGCTGCAAGATCGCATGAACGATGCGGGCGCCAAGGTGCTGCTCACGGCGGATGGCGGCTGGCGCAAGGGCGCGGTGGTGCCGCTGAAGAAGAACGTGGATGCGGCCCTTCCGAACATGCGCACCATCGAGAAGGTGGTGGTGGCGAAGCGGGCCGGGGATGCCGGCACGCTCGGTCCCAAGGACATCTCCTGGGAGGAACTGGTCAAGGGCCAGAGCGACACCTGCGAGCCGGAGTGGGTGGAGAGCGAGCACCCGCTGTTTGTCCTCTACACCTCGGGCTCCACCGGAAAGCCCAAGGGGGTGCTGCACTCGACGGGTGGCTATTCGGTCTACGCGTCGCTGACCACGCGGTGGGTGTTCGACCTCAAGGAGGACGACATCTACTGGTGCACCGCGGACGTGGGCTGGGTGACGGGGCACAGTTACGTCGTCTATGGCCCGATGCTGAACGGCGTGACGACGGTCCTCTACGAGGGCGCGCCCACGCAGCCGGGGCCGGAGCGGTTCTGGGAAATCATCGCCCGCTACAAGATCTCCATCCTCTATACGGCGCCCACCGCCATCCGGGCCTTCATGCGGCTGGGCGATGACATCCCTCGCAAGCATGATCTGACCTCGCTGCGGCTGTTGGGCTCGGTGGGTGAGCCCATCAACCCCGAGGCCTGGATGTGGTACCGCGACGTCATTGGCGGGGGCCGTTGTCCTGTGGTGGACACGTGGTGGCAGACGGAGACGGGGGGGATCATGATCTCGCCGTTGCCGGGTGCCACGCCCACCAAGCCGGGCTCGGCCACGTTCCCGCTGCCGGGCATCCACGCGGAGATCCTGGACCGGGAAGGCACGCCGGTGCCGCAGGGGCAGGGCGGCTTGTTGTTCGTCACCCAGCCTTGGCCGGCCATGCTGCGCACGGTGTACGGAGACCCGGACCGCTACGTGAAGACGTACTTCAGCGATCTGCCGGGCAAGTACTTCACCGGCGATGGGGCCCGGACGGACGCGGACGGCTACATCTGGCTCATGGGCCGCGTGGACGACGTGGTGAACGTCGCGGGCCACCGTCTGGGAACGGCGGAAGTGGAGAGCGCGCTGGTGGCGCACCCCCGGGTCGCCGAGGCGGCCGTGGTGGGAAGGCCCGACGATCTGAAGGGCACGGCGCTGGTGGCCTTCATCACGCTCAAGAAGGGCACGGCGCCCTCGCCCGAGCTGAAGAAGGAACTGGCCTCCCACGTGGCGAAGGAGATCGGCGCCATCGCCCGGCCGGACGAGCTCCGGTTCGCCGAGGCCCTGCCGAAGACGCGCTCGGGGAAGATCATGCGTCGGCTCCTGCGTGATGTGGCCTCGGGCAAGCAGACCACCGGGGACACCACCACCCTGGAGGATCTCAACGTCCTGGCGACGCTGCGCCAGGACGACGAGTAG
- a CDS encoding PKD domain-containing protein, producing MRSPPRAVSSLLSVWCVAALGLSASGCHRSVKPELGLDRTVEAGVPVDFGSPREDATPVTWDFGDQSSEVTQARISHAFAKAGTYTVRAREGTREVGRVQLTAVPRPVLRAIPAEARVALWLPQLRGTVEPLLAFYEQLVGPELARRQLGDAPFLPLLVRSARGDSQRVDPEEGFGLFRLPSFEGTVALLGVTDGPAALDAVLKEFEAGGTQVRRQEDGSASVQRGLGAPITLFLDRGYLYLAIPQVETVEPGQAVRAQASVSPDAEALRGLIAGFTGPGLSEVPLLEQLRGKVAEGNAYVFTSLVEEGPGFPGALVSLRVREGLAELDGFMASEKPLMEGKQGPVPALLGNAPSGPVAAAMVSVPPELLATWIFGAPGSPRRVGVAEAWKQEGIDAEALTQAMRGDVSLLAYFDAPAFYRNFLANKRPEPRGALLLEAGLTRAEPVVAVLTKVFEQGTWNVETVKEPGMTRFRMRWMDQPLLLSVTSDRLWLQAGEPLEARPKKNVGGLLQERFGSSAFGPGHLSLMVDLGQLRADLAAPREVPGVPQVQLGAAKALGGAFLEQLTPFEHAFMDFSPEEGGARLRGRVVLRTR from the coding sequence ATGCGGTCTCCTCCACGCGCGGTCTCGTCCCTCCTGTCTGTCTGGTGTGTGGCTGCCCTGGGGCTGAGTGCCTCCGGCTGCCACCGTTCGGTGAAGCCGGAGCTGGGGCTGGACCGCACGGTGGAGGCGGGGGTGCCGGTGGACTTTGGCTCACCGCGCGAGGATGCGACCCCCGTCACCTGGGACTTTGGAGACCAGAGCTCCGAGGTGACGCAGGCCCGTATCTCCCATGCCTTCGCGAAGGCGGGGACGTACACGGTGCGGGCGCGGGAGGGCACGCGGGAGGTGGGCCGCGTGCAGCTCACCGCCGTTCCGCGGCCGGTGCTCCGGGCCATTCCCGCCGAGGCCCGGGTGGCCCTCTGGCTGCCCCAACTGCGCGGCACGGTGGAGCCCTTGTTGGCCTTCTACGAGCAGCTCGTGGGGCCCGAGCTCGCGAGGCGTCAGCTGGGCGATGCCCCCTTTCTTCCCCTGCTGGTGCGCAGCGCGCGGGGGGACTCCCAGCGGGTGGATCCTGAGGAGGGCTTCGGGCTCTTCCGGCTGCCTTCCTTCGAGGGCACGGTGGCGCTGCTGGGCGTGACGGATGGGCCGGCGGCCCTGGATGCGGTGCTCAAGGAGTTCGAGGCGGGCGGCACCCAGGTGCGGCGGCAGGAGGATGGCAGCGCGTCCGTCCAGCGAGGGCTGGGGGCCCCCATCACGCTGTTTCTCGATCGCGGCTATCTGTATCTGGCCATCCCTCAGGTGGAGACGGTGGAGCCAGGGCAGGCCGTGAGGGCGCAGGCGAGCGTCTCCCCGGACGCGGAGGCGCTGCGCGGGCTCATCGCGGGCTTTACCGGCCCCGGGCTCTCCGAGGTGCCGCTCCTGGAGCAGCTGCGCGGCAAGGTGGCCGAGGGCAATGCCTATGTCTTCACCTCCTTGGTCGAGGAAGGGCCGGGTTTCCCGGGCGCGTTGGTCTCGCTGAGGGTGCGGGAGGGGCTCGCGGAGCTGGATGGCTTCATGGCCTCCGAGAAGCCTTTGATGGAGGGCAAGCAAGGGCCTGTTCCTGCCTTGTTGGGCAATGCGCCCTCGGGCCCCGTGGCCGCGGCCATGGTGTCCGTGCCCCCGGAGCTGCTGGCCACCTGGATCTTCGGCGCGCCCGGCTCGCCGCGGCGCGTGGGGGTGGCAGAGGCCTGGAAGCAGGAGGGCATCGACGCCGAGGCGCTCACCCAGGCGATGCGGGGCGATGTGAGCTTGCTGGCGTACTTCGATGCGCCGGCCTTCTACCGGAACTTCCTGGCGAACAAGCGGCCCGAGCCGCGAGGGGCGCTGCTGCTGGAGGCGGGACTCACGCGCGCGGAGCCCGTGGTGGCGGTGCTGACGAAGGTGTTCGAGCAGGGCACCTGGAACGTGGAGACGGTGAAAGAGCCCGGCATGACACGCTTCCGGATGCGCTGGATGGACCAGCCCCTGCTGCTCTCGGTGACGTCGGACCGGCTGTGGCTCCAGGCGGGTGAACCCCTGGAGGCGCGGCCCAAGAAGAACGTGGGAGGGCTGCTGCAAGAGCGCTTCGGGTCCAGCGCCTTTGGGCCCGGGCACCTGTCGCTGATGGTGGATCTGGGCCAGCTGCGCGCCGATCTCGCGGCTCCCCGGGAGGTGCCCGGGGTGCCGCAGGTGCAGCTCGGCGCGGCGAAGGCGCTCGGTGGCGCCTTCCTGGAGCAGCTCACCCCGTTCGAGCATGCCTTCATGGACTTCTCCCCGGAAGAGGGGGGCGCCCGGTTGCGAGGCCGGGTGGTGCTGCGCACGCGATAA
- a CDS encoding MXAN_2562 family outer membrane beta-barrel protein — protein MSRAVALGVAAFLGALPSLALEVSNAPSRPIQSPRTGAVEVKLGGYKPRIDTEEDLKDTPYADTFGDSSMLLVELEIQRYFYQGIGSAGLSVSAGYAEKYGDAVTLEGEVSPEKTSLKVVPLRLNALYKFDYAAFRWHVPLVPYAKAGLIYTPWWTSKGANTQEVNGRKGKGGRWGYGLTAGVSFLMDVLEPRLARDFDSDLGINHTYLFAEYTYAEVNNFGSNGLVLSSRHWMFGLSLDY, from the coding sequence ATGAGTCGAGCAGTTGCCCTCGGCGTCGCTGCGTTCCTCGGCGCGTTGCCGAGCCTGGCGCTGGAGGTCTCCAACGCGCCGAGCAGGCCCATTCAGTCACCGCGCACGGGCGCGGTGGAAGTGAAGTTGGGGGGCTACAAGCCCCGCATCGATACCGAGGAGGATCTGAAGGACACGCCTTACGCGGACACGTTTGGCGACTCGTCCATGCTGCTGGTCGAGCTGGAGATTCAGCGCTACTTCTACCAGGGCATTGGCTCTGCGGGCCTGTCGGTCTCGGCCGGCTACGCGGAGAAGTATGGGGATGCCGTCACCCTGGAAGGAGAGGTGTCCCCAGAGAAGACATCGCTCAAGGTGGTGCCGCTCCGGCTGAATGCGCTCTACAAGTTCGACTACGCGGCGTTCCGCTGGCACGTTCCGCTGGTGCCCTATGCGAAGGCAGGGCTCATCTATACGCCGTGGTGGACCTCCAAGGGCGCCAACACCCAGGAGGTGAACGGCCGCAAGGGCAAGGGCGGGCGTTGGGGCTACGGCCTCACCGCAGGTGTCTCCTTCCTGATGGATGTGCTGGAGCCCCGCCTGGCGCGTGACTTCGACTCGGACCTCGGCATCAACCACACCTACCTCTTCGCCGAGTACACGTACGCGGAAGTGAACAACTTCGGTAGCAACGGGTTGGTTCTGTCCAGCCGGCACTGGATGTTCGGGTTGTCGCTGGATTACTAG
- the moaD gene encoding molybdopterin converting factor subunit 1, protein MGTLTVLYFAAARERAGLPREVLEVAEGAQVKEVLRLLVERHPALGPLLPHLRVAVDQEFVQEDAVVPAGAELALIPPVAGGSGLFAVVDRALRLEEVVAAVSGEAYGGLVTFSGSVRNQTRGRRVLRLEYEAYPPMAEKRLAAIGAEAAERFGGTRLAIMHRVGTLEPGELAVVIAAAAPHRKEAFLACEHAIERLKQDVPIWKKEFFEDGEIWVGLGP, encoded by the coding sequence ATGGGCACCCTCACCGTTCTTTATTTCGCCGCGGCCCGTGAGCGCGCCGGTCTGCCCCGCGAAGTGCTGGAGGTGGCTGAAGGGGCGCAGGTCAAGGAGGTGCTGCGCCTGCTGGTGGAGCGCCATCCCGCGCTCGGGCCCCTGTTGCCGCACCTGCGGGTCGCGGTGGACCAGGAGTTCGTCCAGGAGGACGCCGTGGTCCCGGCGGGCGCGGAGCTCGCGCTCATTCCGCCCGTGGCGGGAGGCTCAGGGCTGTTCGCGGTGGTGGACCGGGCGCTGCGGTTGGAGGAGGTGGTGGCGGCCGTGTCGGGCGAGGCCTACGGCGGGCTGGTGACGTTCTCGGGCTCGGTGCGCAACCAGACGCGCGGCCGGCGCGTGCTGCGGCTCGAGTACGAGGCCTATCCTCCCATGGCCGAGAAGCGGCTGGCGGCCATCGGCGCGGAGGCCGCGGAGCGCTTTGGCGGCACGCGGCTGGCCATCATGCACCGCGTGGGGACGCTGGAGCCCGGAGAGCTGGCGGTGGTCATTGCCGCCGCGGCCCCGCACCGGAAGGAGGCGTTCCTGGCCTGTGAGCACGCCATCGAGCGGCTCAAGCAGGATGTGCCCATCTGGAAGAAGGAGTTCTTCGAGGATGGAGAGATCTGGGTGGGACTGGGGCCCTGA
- a CDS encoding M50 family metallopeptidase: MYALLALLAFGLLLAVHEMGHLVAARLLGLRVPRFSLGFGPPLLSFQLFGTEYVIAAIPLGASATVHGMNPHAMGLEADAKSYSAQRPWRRVLVTLAGSLANYLLALGILFALYTSGTHVVVPLTVGTVVPGSEAARAQLLPGDRILSVDGQPTKSWSDFVAIIARSPGQERTLVVAREEDTRVVQVHPRADERGVGRIGVSQQYVFREHGSREALAQALLHTRRVAIEGVNLLLRMVRGPDPLEEPTSSVTVMRQSSDAASSGWDSFLRVLVTLSVALAWVHLLPVPGLDGGRLVFLAIESIRGKPVSPRVETLTHTLGFLAITGAILAVAVAEVRRALPSPQTPPPVSGALPLPPPSPDAGEATRRELAGDGGLAAPPAPAPPAPDAGTAAVPGTKPDGGPLPVDGGAANTG; this comes from the coding sequence ATGTACGCCCTCCTCGCTCTCCTCGCCTTCGGCCTGCTGCTGGCCGTGCATGAAATGGGACACCTCGTGGCCGCGAGGCTGCTCGGCCTGCGGGTGCCGCGCTTCTCGCTGGGCTTTGGTCCCCCCCTGCTGTCCTTCCAGCTCTTCGGTACCGAGTACGTCATCGCCGCCATCCCCCTGGGGGCGTCGGCCACCGTCCATGGGATGAACCCCCATGCGATGGGGCTGGAGGCCGACGCGAAGAGCTACAGCGCCCAACGCCCCTGGAGGCGGGTGCTCGTCACCCTGGCCGGCTCGTTGGCCAACTACCTGCTCGCCCTGGGCATCCTCTTCGCGCTCTACACCTCGGGGACGCACGTGGTGGTGCCGCTCACGGTGGGCACCGTGGTGCCCGGCTCGGAGGCCGCCCGCGCCCAGCTGCTCCCCGGGGACCGCATTCTCAGCGTGGACGGACAACCCACGAAGAGCTGGTCGGACTTCGTGGCGATCATCGCCCGCAGCCCGGGGCAGGAGCGCACTCTCGTCGTGGCACGCGAGGAGGACACGCGGGTGGTGCAGGTGCACCCCCGGGCCGATGAACGGGGGGTGGGCCGCATCGGGGTGAGCCAGCAATATGTCTTCCGCGAGCACGGAAGCCGAGAGGCCCTCGCACAGGCCCTGCTGCACACCCGGCGGGTGGCCATCGAGGGCGTCAACCTCCTGCTGCGCATGGTGCGCGGGCCCGATCCGCTGGAGGAGCCCACGAGCTCCGTGACCGTGATGCGGCAATCCTCGGACGCGGCCTCGAGTGGCTGGGACTCGTTCCTGCGCGTGCTGGTAACCCTCTCGGTGGCGCTCGCGTGGGTGCACCTGCTGCCGGTTCCGGGCCTGGATGGAGGGCGCCTCGTGTTCCTCGCCATCGAGTCGATCCGGGGCAAGCCGGTCTCGCCGCGCGTGGAGACGCTGACCCATACCCTCGGCTTCCTGGCCATCACCGGAGCCATCCTGGCCGTGGCGGTGGCCGAGGTCCGCCGCGCCCTCCCCTCGCCGCAGACACCCCCCCCCGTCTCCGGGGCCCTCCCCCTGCCACCGCCCTCTCCGGATGCTGGGGAGGCAACCAGGCGGGAGCTTGCCGGGGATGGGGGGCTTGCGGCGCCGCCTGCCCCGGCACCTCCCGCCCCGGACGCTGGGACAGCAGCCGTGCCAGGCACAAAACCAGACGGTGGGCCGCTTCCGGTGGACGGAGGCGCTGCGAACACGGGGTGA